The stretch of DNA CGTCGCCAACACCACCGACGGCGTCCACCCGGTGAGCCAGGTGAACGTGCGGGCCCTGGCGGCGTGCGCGCCCAGCAGGCTCCTCAAGTCGCTGCCGCGGGGCGCCTCGGGCGTGGCCGGGCTCGCGGGCTCCGGCCTCGCGCTGCCGGCGCAGGTGGCGTCCGCGCAGAGCGTCCCCAACAAGTTCCTCCTCTGCCTCCCCCGCGGCGGGTCCTCCGGCAACACCGGTGTGGCCATCTTCGGCGGCGGCCCGTTCCAGGTCTCCGCGCAGCCGGGGAGGGACTTCACGCAGGAGCTCGTCTACacgccgctcgtcgccgccaAGAAGGGCATGCCGCCCGCGCACTACGTCTCGCTCCAGTCCATCGCCGTGGAGAGCACCCGCGTGCCCGGCGCCGGCGCCGCGGTGGTGTGCACGAAGGTGCCCTTCACCCTGCTCCGCCCCGACGTGTACCGCCCGTTCGTGGACGCGTTCGCCAGGGCCCTGAAGGCGCAGGGCGCGCAGGGCGGGCCCGTGGCGCGGCCGGTGAAGCCCGTGCCGCCATTCGAGCTGTGCTACGACACGCAGTCGCTGGCCAACACCCGGATCGGGTACCTGGTGCCGGGCGTGACGCTGACGCTCGGCGGCGGCACGAACTGGACCATGAACGGGCTGAGCTCGATGGTGGACCTGAGGCCGGGGACGGCGTGCCTGGCGTTCTCGCGGATGGAGGGGGTGAAGGCCGGGGACCGCAGCGCGCCGGCGGTGCTCGTCGGAGGGTTCCAGATGGAGAACACCGTGCTGGAGTTCGACGTGGCCAGGAAGCGCCTCGGGTTCGTCAGGCTGCCCTTCTTCACGCAGTGCGGCCACTTCAATTTCACCAAGACCACCGGCTACTAGGCCTTTTGCTGCCTCTTCTTtggataataaataaataaatatgtACCTCCTCTACTCTACTGAACTAAGCACTAGCTAGCTGCTACTGGATGCTAAGAATTAATGTTGTTGATCATGGCGGTAGCCAGCGGCGGCATTTGTCACGCCGTTCCATCTCATCTTGCAAAAGTTGCTCTTCGATCTTTTGTGTGTGATATGGATTCAGAGTTTCAGATTCAGAGCAAAACCATTCACTCTGCGAGACAAGAAGTACACGGGTTGGCACGTTAGAGCAACTTCAATGGGGCGACTCATTTTATCCGCGGCCGTCCATTTAGGTCGTAAAATGAATATATAGATAGTTTTAGCGTACACAGATAAAACAAAAGACCACTACTCGTCGCTTTTTGACTCCGACTCGGTAATGTCGTCCTCCGACGTCTGAATGTAGGCGTCAGCATACTGCTCGTCTTCAAAGTCCCAACCTGACGTTTCTCGTAGCTTCTGTTTCAATTGAGCGGCCTGCTTCTGCGAACGCTTGTCCCCCCCGATAGGCGGCTCGCTCCGTCCTCCTCGCGTCCCTCTCCAGCCTACTTTGTTTGTAGAACTGGCGCTCGTCGATGATGTCCAGCGGGAAGCGTTCGCGCTACACCACCATAGCTTCCACCTCCATCTCGGCGATAGCGAGGTAACGCTGCCGCCTTCAGTGGACACGACGATCCTCGTCGGTGAAAAGCCGCGGGAGAGGCGCCAGATCCTGCGTCTGCTGACTCAACACGTCGGGAAAATTCATATCCCGACGAGGCCTCAGGAGGCGCCACGCCGCCTCCTCTGCGGTGTCGAAGGTGCCGAGGATGAGACGTTTCTCACGAAACCAGATCTCGGAGGAGAAGGTGCCGGAACGGCGCTCGCGGACTCCGCGAAAATCCGAAGCGCCCAGGGCGGCGGATCGACATGGTGGCGCAGAGGCGAGACGAGTGGGCGGCGGACAACAAGCGGGGCAAAGTGTGGAGGGAGCGCCTTCTTATAACGAGCGCCGGCCGCGGCGCTCGCGCGAACCATTCCCGCGCGCTAGGCCGCTTTTTTCCCGCGCGCTGGAGCGCCAGCTGGCATGATCTAAAGCGCGCACGCTGTCATGAAATGGGTCGGCCCGTTGGGCGCACTGCCGATCAAAAACTAAAAGAGGACGGACGGCGGGCCGGCGGCCGATCCAAACAGACAAAAAACGAATAAAAACATCGTCCGTTTGGGTAGGCCCGTTAAAGTTGCTCTTATTGCTCGTACTTATACCAAGTTCCAATCTGTTTAAGCATATTCTCAAACATCTCCGGCCAGCGCAAATCGTCGCCGTTGTCTCCATAACGATGTTTCCCTTAGACCGAAGCAAGTCCTCCATTCCACTTGCCACCTTCTCTTAGGCATTTAGAGTAGAGGGTGCGTCGACAAGCGATGATCTACGGAAGATGGTGGTCTTCAGAGGCGTCCGACGTTGGTCAAGATGGGGTGTGTGTGTCAGCTTAGAATAGACTTTTTGTGTTGTAGCTTGCTTTGCGGTGTTGTTTGTATGCAGACTTGATCATGAGTGGTGCAGTGTGTGCCACGCTCATTGTTCGCAGCGAGTGGCAGTTTCTTATAATTTCAATTCTACCATTTATAAAGTTATGGTACGTCTAGATGTACTTAAAAAAAGATTGGACCCTAAAAAAACAGGGTTTTAGGTTGGCACATGGTCATTAGAAGTAAATTTGACCAATCAACCTATGCCTGCTACATACACAGGTTCCACACAAAAAAATCTAAATCAAAATTTGAATTATAGAGATAGTAAATCTATATaaagcataaaagaaaaatgaattGCTAAACACAGGCGATTGGAAATTTTAGAAGTTCCAGTGGATTTTTTCTTCAATATTTGCTTAAGACACACTATGGAAAGTTTCAGTCACTTTTAGGTGTGCAAATGCACTCCATTAATTTTGGTGCAATTTAACTTTTGTGTTATTTGATTCTTATATTCATTCTATTTTGTATCTTTTACAATTACTATTTTTTACTGTTACAGTTGTTTTGCAATCACGCATTTATTTGCTTAAGTCACACTATGGAATGTTTTGTAATCAGTCACTTCCTCTCTAGATGCTCCCAAGAGAAATGAAATGTACATGATTAATGACATCGACAAATTTAATATACATGCAAGCCTTCGATCTACTAACAGTTTCGAAGGACCTCATGCTGCCGaaaaatcctaaaataaatcCAAAAAAACGTGTGAAGTCTAAGTGTCTAACCAATTTAGTCTAAACATAATTAAGATCTACCCTAGGTTTAAAAATCTCAACTCCTCGGTATCCGAAAACAAGAACAATTAGCCGTGCAAATTTGACAGTCAGATCAAGTAGCTTTTCAGAGTACATTCAGATCAAGTAGTTttagggctcctttgattcaaaggaattgCATTGAATTTTTGGAGGATTTGAtcccttaggaatttttcctgtAATGCTCGTTTGATTTGTAGGATTGGCATCCTTAGGAATTTATCCATAGGATCCATTTATACTACATTTTGGAGGATAAtttccatccactcaaaccttttTTTTAGAATTCTTTTGTTTTTCCCGCGCTATCAAACATTCTTTTAAATCCTGTAGGATACTATGAGACATGCCATCCTATTCCTGCATTTTTCCTATTTCTTCATTTCGACAATCCTGCGAATCAAAAAGGCCCTTAGAGATTACCAGCTTCAGAAGTAGTATAAATACACTCAGATCCCAAGCCATCATAGATCGAGCACAGAAAATGTCGACCCAAGCCAAACTTTTCCACACTACTCCCAAGAACCATGTGTTCCATCGTGTCATCGTGTCGTCGCTCGTCCTGCTGCTGTCATGCACGCCGGCGAGCGGCGAGCAAACCCCGCACAGACCACTGGTCACCAAGCTCGCCAAGGACCCCAGCACCTCTCTCTACACCATCACCATCAAGGCCGAAAAGTCGCCGCTCTACGTGCCCGTCGTCGTCATCATCGCACAGCACTGTGGCATGCCAGTCCGGTCCGTGCGGCGGCGCGGCCAGCCAGCAGTGCCCACGCCGCTGCCCGCACGTGGAGCCGGGGTCGGGATGCGCCTGCGCCGGCAACCCTGTCACCCGCGACCGCTCCAACGGCGGCCTCACGAGCTTCGCGATGTCGGCCAACACCAGCGATGGCACCATGGAGCTTCTCCCGGAAGAGTCGTTCGCCGTCGTCGGCGCGTGCGCGCTGGACAGCCTGCTGAGGTCGCTCCCCGCGGGCGCCACCAGCGTTGCGGGGTTCTCCCGGCGCCCTCTCTCGCTGGCCGTCGCAGCTCGCCGCCCAGCGCGGTTTCGGAGGTAAGGTCGCCTTGTTTTTTTTTAGCACAAACTAGGCTTTATTCCATAAGTTGGTATTGCTACCGGTATTACAGAAGTATCATGTGGTTGCCCCAACTAAATATGGCAGCCATGATCTAATTTTACAGCATGCCTAGCTAGTTTATGAGGCTTGAAATTCGAGACTTTAGATTCAAACTTAAAAAACAGCAAGAAGTAAAAGAAGAATGCCATGAAAATAATCTCTTTACAACTGCACCATAGTTTCCACCTGACTTGTTTTTGATATGCTTCACCACCTCTTGACAGTCGGCTACGCCGCCGTCCTCCGGACCCCGTAGTCTCGTACCAAGGCCGGGCCAGCGAATGTGCCCTGTCGGAACTGGAAAAATGAGGTCCTACCTCAAAACTGAACTAATGAGAAATTATAATGCATGTGATATAATGTCTTACTACATAACAATTGGGTATATAAATATGTTGCATATTATTtttgttctttttctttttccttttctctTGCACTCTGGGAATCAGATCAATGTTTCCCCACGATGACTCAAATCTATATTATTGAAACacaagatactccctccgtccccaAAATTCTTATCTTAATTTGTCTTAAAAACGGATGAATCAAGTCATGTTTTAGTATTAGATAACATCCGTATCTATACTAATTTAAGACAAAAAtattgggacggagggagtacaaaagaTGAACAAATATTAATTGAAGATTATGTGTCAATGTTTGGCAATTAGATGAACTGTCTAACTCACCTAGTCCCAGGtcctgtttggttcataagtcctaggacttttttgAGTCCCAACTTATAAGTCTCAAGTCCCTAAAAAGTCCTTACCTGTTTGGTTCCTGGGACTTAACATAGACTAAAAGATCATATTACAACTATAAGTCCCTCCTTAAGAGTCTTATAGGGACTTATAGTTGTAATATGGTCTCACAGGGACTTATAAGTCCCATGAACCAAACACATAGATACTTTTTAAGGACTtgtgacttataagttgggactaaaaaaagtcctaggacttatgaaccaaacagggcctaagttcctggaaacaaacaccctctaaacTGCTAGACTGTGATCTTTAATCGAGGCGACAAGAACAGATCTTTGATGAATCCTGCCAAAAGTTAGTTAGGAATCAGGAGTAGGAGTTGAAGCCAAAGCTAATCAGAAAAGAGGACTCTACGAACTGTAACTATGTACTATTGCCTCTAACCTGCCTACTGAAGTCATAATCTTCAAGATCATTTACGTTCTGAAACCTATACAAAGACTTGGACCATCACAACTTAGGAAACTCATCTTGGTAGATTTATTCACGTCATGATCTAACTAACAGACATGGTAAACTCAAAAGGCTGATGATATAAAAAAAAAACTCAGACGGAATGACAGATCATCCATCTGTACCCTAACTCATGGAAGGGTTCTAGCACTAACACACAGCCAGCGGCAGGCTACCTGGCCAGAGGAACTGTCGCCGGCTCGCCGTGTCGCCGTCGCCGGTCGATCTGACGATCCCGTTTACGATCCAATGACCCCGTTTCCGATCGTACGATCGTGTTTCCTGTAGGCTGTAGCCACGTGAGTGCCGATTTGCTTTTGCGATCGATCCGAGGATCCAATTTCCGATCGAGCAGCGGCCGGAGGACGTCGACGCCTCGACTCAGGTGGACGCGATAGCGGCCCAACGCCCAGAAGTCATGGGCCTGTATAAAAGTTTTGGGGCCCCTAAGATTTGTGGGCCCTGTGCGGGCCGCACAATCTGTATACGTATGAGCCCGGCCTTGTCCCGTACCACACCCCGCTCCTCACGAGGGCATCTCCTACTACATCCCAGTCAACGGCATCTCCTTCGCATCATGGCACAAGGCCGATGCTCCAGCGGCCCTGCCCCGCGGCGCCCTCGACCTCCATGCCGCCACCGGTCGCGGCGGTGTCGTGCTGAGCACCGCCACGCCGTACATAATCATGCGTCCCGACGTGTTCCGCGCGTTCGCCAGGGCGTTCCATGCCGACATTACCAGGTACCCATCCTTTCATCGTGAACCACGTCGCCATCTGTGAACAGTCGACAGCGCGGCGGCCGGCTCCGCTATAAAACTCCATGACAaaatgcggagcatcctacgatcatcctcATGTACACTATGACGGGACCTCGACCTCGAGCATACTGTCGTGGAGTGAGTCTGACAGTAAGAGTAGGGGGTACGTAGGGGGAGATAAGGCCCTAGCTACGATGAGGTTGTACACGCaagtttacgagttcaggcccctctcggaggaggtaatagccctacgtctcggtgccttGGAGGCTTGTCGACTGGATTATGCATGAGAGTTATAAggagtgcgaacccttgtgccagagggggggggggcttatatagagtgcgctaggcccctccagccctcggttacacagggttcaatatGAGTTAAGACagggacgttactggtaacgccagTTATTAATGGTTTTTATGACTATAGAGTGAACGCttgaccgttgccatcctgagGTGACTACGGAGTGATTGTTTGTATGGTCGAGTGATACTACTGCAGTCGAGTGAAATTAAGGTATGCGAGTGGAATCTCTTGTCAAGTGGATTGCACTTCGAGGTGATATCCATACTGACTAATAAAGGGATTGGTTCTTATGCCCGTCCATCACAAATTGTCCCCCAAAGTTGCAGAATATTACCCACCGATGCCACCTATAAGTGACAAAAGAAAAACGTTTCGCATAGGGGAATCCTCCTGCTTCGTGCGGCTCACGTAGTAGGGACCTCCTATACGGCGTTCTGCGTGCTGAGAGAAGATGCATTCCCGTTTGGGTCGGCCCATGTGGAGACAGCCTATTTTTTTAGTTTGGTTTTTGTTtctctttttcctttttctttttccaaTTTTTTCCTACTTTAAATAAATTGAGActtgaaaattttaaaaaattgaGAATTTTGAAATTAAATGTTCAATAAACCATAAAATATATGTGGATTCAAAAAAATTCGtgattttttaatttttttttattttttctcaaatgtacatgattttgaaaaaaatattcaAGAAATAAAAAAGtcaagattttgaaaaaaaattcgtGTATTGAAAAATGTGAATAAaattgaataaaatgtttgccaATTCATAAAATATAATGAATTTTTGAAATTGTCCTAAATATTATTAAAATGTTCATCGATTCTAAAAATAATCACCgtttcaaaaaataaaaaaatgttcacagtTTTATAAAAATATTTGCAAATATTTATGGATTCAAAAAATAA from Triticum urartu cultivar G1812 chromosome 3, Tu2.1, whole genome shotgun sequence encodes:
- the LOC125548450 gene encoding chitinase CLP-like, with the translated sequence MAARLLPLLALAVSLAWPASCKPLPVLVPVTKDPATLLYTIPFHYGADLVVDTAGPLVWSTCQRGHLPADFPCNSPTCRLANAFHIPGCRARGCGHDTRKDRTCTAYPYNPVTGACAPGDLVHTRFVANTTDGVHPVSQVNVRALAACAPSRLLKSLPRGASGVAGLAGSGLALPAQVASAQSVPNKFLLCLPRGGSSGNTGVAIFGGGPFQVSAQPGRDFTQELVYTPLVAAKKGMPPAHYVSLQSIAVESTRVPGAGAAVVCTKVPFTLLRPDVYRPFVDAFARALKAQGAQGGPVARPVKPVPPFELCYDTQSLANTRIGYLVPGVTLTLGGGTNWTMNGLSSMVDLRPGTACLAFSRMEGVKAGDRSAPAVLVGGFQMENTVLEFDVARKRLGFVRLPFFTQCGHFNFTKTTGY